A window of Candidatus Methylomirabilota bacterium genomic DNA:
GAGCCTCCTGCTCTCGCTCGCGTGGGCGCAGGCACTCGGGGGGCGCGCGCCGCTCCCGTACCTCGTCTGGCCCGCGGTCGTCGCCCGCGGGGCCTTCCTCCTCGTGCCGCTCGCGGCCGGCGCGTGGTCGTTCGCGGGGCTCGTCGTCGCGTCGAGCGTGTTCGGCGCCGCCGCGGGGCCGGCGCAGGCCGCCGTCGTCGAGCGCGTCTATCCGCGCGCCGAGCGCGGCCGGGCCCTCGGCGTCGTGAAGATGGCCGGTGCGGCGCTCGGCATCGTCCTGGCGCTCGCCGCCGGCCAGCTCTTCGAGCGCGTCGACTGGCGCTGGATCTTCCCCGCCGCGGCGGTCGTGGGGATGGCGGCGAGCCTCACGCAGGGGCGGCTCAGGGTGCCCGAGCCGCCCGCCGGCGGCGACACCGCGTCGGGCCCGGCGCTCGCGGGCGCGTGGGCGACGGTCCGTGACGATCACGGCTTCAGGCGCCTCCTCGTGGCCGCGTTCCTCTTCGGCGCGGGCTGCTGGATCCAGACGCCGGCGCATCCGCTCCTGCTGGTGGACGTGCTGAACGCGAGCGCCGCGCAGGTCGGCGTCTTCGCCGCCGTCGCGGCGGGCGCGGCGCTCCTCGGCGGCGCGGGCTGGGGCTGGCTCGTGGACCGGCGCTCGAGCCTCGCCGCGCTCGCGCTGATGTACCTGATCGGCGCGGCGGCCCCCGCGATCTGCTTTGCTGCGGGAAGCCCGTGGGCCCTCGTCGGTAGCTCGGCCGCCGACGCCCTCGCCGGCGTGGGCCTCGACCTCGTCTGGATGCTGGTCGTGATCGACGCGGCCGGCCCGCGGCGCGCCCCGCAGTACGTCGCGATCGGCGCCGCGCTCGCAGGCGTACGCGGGATCCTGGGTCCGCTGGCGGGTGGGCTCCTGATCCACGCCGCGGGCGTCCGTGCCGTGTACCTCGTCGCCGCGGCCCTCGAGGTCGCCGCGGCCGCGCTCGTCGTCCGCGAGG
This region includes:
- a CDS encoding MFS transporter, with the translated sequence MVTRRFSPGIRTALRIDIAAAVLLAVFAGLTGPFVGLILRRDLGATPFQLSVMSAATGASLLLSLAWAQALGGRAPLPYLVWPAVVARGAFLLVPLAAGAWSFAGLVVASSVFGAAAGPAQAAVVERVYPRAERGRALGVVKMAGAALGIVLALAAGQLFERVDWRWIFPAAAVVGMAASLTQGRLRVPEPPAGGDTASGPALAGAWATVRDDHGFRRLLVAAFLFGAGCWIQTPAHPLLLVDVLNASAAQVGVFAAVAAGAALLGGAGWGWLVDRRSSLAALALMYLIGAAAPAICFAAGSPWALVGSSAADALAGVGLDLVWMLVVIDAAGPRRAPQYVAIGAALAGVRGILGPLAGGLLIHAAGVRAVYLVAAALEVAAAALVVREVRRRASATAAAGAARLDPGRGRSREAFEH